In Brachybacterium fresconis, the genomic stretch GGCTCCGGCGGCGCTCTCGGCGCTCTCGGCGCCGCCGGGGTCCCGCGCGGAGGCCGGAGGCTCCTCCCCCGGCCGGGGCACGTAGATCTGTTCGCCGTCGTCGACGGGCCGGGCCAGGTTGACGGCGGACAGCTCGGCGTCCTCGTCCGGCCCGCCGGCGGCGCGCAGGGCGTCGTCCACCCGAGACCCGGCCGGCAGACGCACCACGCCCGGGCTCGAGACCGCCCCGGAGACGTGCACGACGAGCTCCGCCGGGCTCGAGGACGCGGCGGCCGAGCCGTTCGGCGACGCGGTGCTCTGCGCGGTGGTCACGTGGTCCGGGCCGTCCCCGCCGTCCGAGGCCCCGCCTCCGCTCCCGCCCTGGTTCCCGGCGTTCTCGGCGTTCTCGGCGTTCTCGGCGCTCTCGGCGCTCTCGGCGACCGTCGTCTCCTGCACCGTCACGGCCTCCGTCGTCAGCGGGACGGCGGAGCCGGCTCCGGAGAGATGGATGACCCCCACAGCGATGAGCACGAGCACGGCGATCCCGACCAGCGCCGACGGGGAGGGCGCGGGCAGGGCGCGGCGGCGGGGCCGGTCCCCGTCGGCGTGGTCGTCGCCGGTGTGGTCACGGCGTGCGATCAGCGCCTGACCGGTGCGACGGTGCCGACCGGCTCGGCCGTGTCCCCCTCCGGGGGATCCTGGCTGTGCTCCCATGGCCGCGACCCTAGGAAGAGACCAGGGCCGGGACCAGGGACGTCACGGCGTTGGGGACGCAGCACCCCTGGGGAGGAAGGACCGCTCAGATCAGTCCGGCCACCGCAGCACCCCTGGGGAGGAAGGACCGCTCAGGACAGTCCGGCCACCGCCAGCCACTGCTGCCAGAAGGCCGCGAGGATCGCGATGATCACCACCGCGTACCAGATCAGGCTCAGCACCACCCAGTGGCGCAGCACGCGCAGGAGAGGGCCGGGCAGGCGCAGGTCGCCGTTCTCGATCAGATGGGCGAGATTCGAGAAGAACATCGGGGCGGTCACGGCCCAGATCACCATGCACCACGGGCACAGCGCCTGGATCAGGATGAGCGCGGAGATCGCCAGGAAGTGGACGTACCCGAACGCGAAGGTCATCCCACCCAGGCGGGCCCAGCGGAACCAGGTCGGCGACTGGGTGCCGCTGAGCATCAGGGAGCCGGCCACCGCCATGATGGCGAAGCCGGCCAGTCCGATCGCCTGGTTCGGGATCCCCAGGGCGGAGGCCTGCCAGGTCATCATCACGTCGCCGCAGGAGATGAAGGGGTTGATGTCGCAGCCCAGGGACGCCCCGGGATTCGCGAGCAGGATCTCCTTGTCGAGCTGGAGCGCGAGCGCGGCGATCCAGCCGAGCAGGCCGCCGATCAGCAGCACCGCGCCGGTCAGCCGGGTCGGCGCACGTCGGGTCGCGGCGCGCTCCGCAGCGAGCTCGGCGTCGATCTCCGCCAGCAGCTCGGCGTCGGTGGGATCGGCGCTGCCGTCGGGTCCGGGGTCGGGTGCGTTCTGGCTCATGGCGGGCGGCATCTTCCGTGCGGTGGTGACGGGTGGGCGCGGCGAGGACTCAGTCGGTGACCGGGTGCTCGCGGAACCAGGCGGCGAGGTGCTCGTTGCCCTCGTCCATCGTGACCCGCGGCGTCCACTGCAGGCGCTCGCGGGTGCGGCGCTGGTCGAACCAGTGCGCGGTGGACAT encodes the following:
- a CDS encoding ComEA family DNA-binding protein, whose amino-acid sequence is MGAQPGSPGGGHGRAGRHRRTGQALIARRDHTGDDHADGDRPRRRALPAPSPSALVGIAVLVLIAVGVIHLSGAGSAVPLTTEAVTVQETTVAESAESAENAENAENAGNQGGSGGGASDGGDGPDHVTTAQSTASPNGSAAASSSPAELVVHVSGAVSSPGVVRLPAGSRVDDALRAAGGPDEDAELSAVNLARPVDDGEQIYVPRPGEEPPASARDPGGAESAESAAGAASGSGAGDGAEDAGAPIDLNTADATELEALPGVGPAIAQRIVEHREKNGPFASVDALLEVSGIGPATLEEIRGQATV
- a CDS encoding vitamin K epoxide reductase family protein — translated: MSQNAPDPGPDGSADPTDAELLAEIDAELAAERAATRRAPTRLTGAVLLIGGLLGWIAALALQLDKEILLANPGASLGCDINPFISCGDVMMTWQASALGIPNQAIGLAGFAIMAVAGSLMLSGTQSPTWFRWARLGGMTFAFGYVHFLAISALILIQALCPWCMVIWAVTAPMFFSNLAHLIENGDLRLPGPLLRVLRHWVVLSLIWYAVVIIAILAAFWQQWLAVAGLS